Genomic DNA from Patescibacteria group bacterium:
AAGAATTTTGAATTGCTTACTCAAAACTTCCTAAAATTACCTTTAGAATAATAATTTTATTTCCGCGTTGAACTTTTAACCCAATTGTTTGTTCAGGTTCATAAAAACTCACAACTTCACACAGAGGCAAATCCTCTGTTATTTTTATTGCGTTTATTTCAAATATAATATCATTTTCCAATAGTCCTGCTTTTTCTGCGGGAGAATCAGGAACAACAGATAAAGCATTATTGGAGTGTATCCAAGCGCCTTGTTTCCTTGGTAATCCAATAAATTTCTCTATAGTAGGGTTTAACATTGAATATCTTACGCCTAATTTTGGCCTGATAATTTTATCATATTTTTTATAGCTTTTCACGGCTTTATTAGCTGAGTTGGCTGGGATAGCAAAACCTACATTTTGTCCGCTTAATTCAGTAGCAACACTAACGCCGATTAATTCTCCATTAAGATTAATTAAAGCTCCGCCTGAATTTCCAGGGTTAATTGCAGCATCTGTTTGGATAATATTAGAGAGCGATTCTACTTTTCCCTTGCTGTCTGTAGCAATAAGATCACGATGCAGTCCTGAAATGATTCCTTTTGTAACAGAATTTTTATATCTTCCCATAGCGTAGCCTACGGCAATAACAGTTTGTCCTATTTTTAAATTTTGCGAATTAACAAATTTAATAACAGGTAAATTTTGCTCATCTATTTTTACAAGCGCTAAATCTTTTAAAGGATCGCGCGCTACAACTTCTCCATTATATATTTTTCCATTGTTTAAAATTATTGAATATTTGTCGCCAAAATCAACAACATGCTTATTTGTTAAAATCAAACCATCTCTACTGACAATTACTCCGCTTCCACCAGACACTTGCTTAAAATTAGCGTCTATTTGAGTCTGACCTAAATCATCAGTAATTATTTTTGTTAATTCTTCTGTTTTAATAATGCTTACGACTGATTTTTTTGCCTGATCAATAGCTGAAATTGTTTCTGTTTGTTCTTGAAATAAAATATTAGCCAAAACATTTTCGCGTTGTTCTGTTTTAATTAAAAACAGCGACAATGAAATTATTGCGATTGCTAAAAATGAGAATATGATTTTTTTAAACATAAATTTGATAAGTTATAAATAATTATAACTGCTAACTAATTCGGTAAGGCTTAATAATTTTAATTAGATAAATTTTTAAAAATTTTAAATTTTGGATTTCTATTGAATAACATAATGACTCAATGACTAAAATATTTATATGTTCAAATCTTCAAATGTTAAAGCGTTATTATATTAAAGTATTTGAATATTTATATTATATCATTATAAAAAAATAAAAAAAGAGGGCTTTGTAAAAAAAGCCCCCTGAACCGTTTAGCAAGTTTTAGAGAGATTAAATCACCCCTCCTAACAAAGTATTGCCTGTCCCGTGTTTTAGGGAACTTACTCCTGAATAAGAATTATTGAGAAAATTTTATATCGGATAAAACCAAACTTACGTTTTTATTTTTGATGAGAGCTAATTTTTCTTGAAGCGCTCTCTTTATTTTTTCTTTTAATTTTTTTGGCACACTCCTTATGTACCATGTTTGATTGAGCTTGTAATCTGAATTTCCAATAATTTCGGAAATTTTAATTAAAAGTTTTTTAGATTTTTTGCCTTTGATAATTTTGAGCCGTAAAGCACTCGCCGGCAGATTGTAACCTGCCCAACTTACTATTATCCCAATCTGGGAATCAGGCGTTTTTTTTAGCCAGTCAAAAATTTTTAGTGAGATCTCTTTTGTCTCATTTTCTTTTTGGAGGCGCAATGCCTCCTTCCTAATTTCTTCCCCTCGGATTTTAACCGTGGACAAAAAAATTAGATGAACTTCCCCTACAATTTTACTTATAGGGGCAGGGGCAGGGGTAGGGGTAGGGGTAGTGGTGGGTTGATTTTCAATTTCAAAAATTTGAGTTTTCATCGTTAATTTCCTTGTTTTTTGTCCTTCCCAAAATAAATTAGGTCGGACTGTTAACATTTAAATTTTTTCAAAAAGAGCATTTATACTATTTTCAGTGATAAATCATTATAGTATAAATATAAAAAATGTCAATAGACTTGTCGCGTAATTAGTTTTGTAACGAAATTTTTAGATTTTGAGGTAAATTTTTTCAAATAATTTTTTTAGCCTAACCTTAGTTAAGGTAAAAAAATTTTTGGAAAATTTGACCAACCTGCCTGCCGGCAGGCAGGAATATGGAAATTGCAGTAGAAATTAATTACACGACAAGTCTAAGAACTTTGACTTTAAGATTATTCTTTGTTAAAATACTTTTAATTAAGCAATTAAATAATCATACTATGATTAAATCCAATGAGCGGCAGGACAGGATTCAAAAATTAGAAAATTTAAAAAAATTAGGCATAGACCCTTATCCAGCAAAATGTAGAAGAGAATATAAGATCAGCGAAATAATTGATAATTTTTCTAAATTTAAAAAGAAAAAAAGCGTTTTTTTTATTGCTGGGCGATTGCGAAATATCAGACAGCACGGTAATTTGACTTTTGCTAATTTAGACGATGGGAGCGGAAGAATTCAGATAGCGATCAGCAAAAAAGAAATAGGAGCCGATGATTATAAAATTTTTATAAAAAATATTGATATTGGCGATTTTGTTCAAATCAAAGGCTCTATTTTTGTCACGCATAAAGGAGAAAACAGCGTTATTGCTTCTGAATTCAAAATTTTATCAAAAGCTATTTTGCCACTGCCTGATAAATGGTCTGGATTTACAAACAGAGAAGAGCAATTAAGAAAAAGATATTTGGATATTTTAATAAATTCAGAAACAAAAGAAATATTTAAAAAAAGAGCCATTTTTTGGAAAGTTACGCGAGAATTTCTATCTGAACAAGGATTTTTAGAAGTAGAAACTCCAATTTTAGAAACAACAACAGGCGGAGCAGACGCCAAACCTTTTGCGACACATCATAACGCTTTAGATATGGATGTTTATTTAAGAATTTCAGGCGGAGAGCTTTGGCAAAAAAGGCTGATGGTGGCTGGGTATGAAAAAACTTTTGAAATTGGCAGAATCTTTAGAAACGAAGGAATGGACAGCGAACATCTACAAGATTATACGCAAATGGAATTTTATTGGGCTTACGCGGATTATCAAGATGGAATGAAATTAGTTGAAAAAATGTATAAACAGATAGCTAAAAAAACTTTTAACACTTTAAAATTCAAAATAAATAATTTTAATATCGATTTAGAAAAAAAATGGGAAACATACGATTATTCAAAAACTATTAAAAAACACACTGGTATTGATATATTAACAGCTGATATAAAAGAGATAGAAGCTAAATTAAAAGAGCTTAGTGTTGAATATGATAAAAAAGGATTTAATATTAGCAGGGCAATTGACAATTTATGGAAATATTGCCGTAAAAAAATCGCGGGGCCTGGATTTTTAGTCGGGCTTCCTTTGGAAATTTCACCTTTAGCGAAAAAAAATGTTGATAACCCAAAAATTACACAGCGTTTTCAGCCAATTATTGCTGGTTCTGAATTAGGCAACGGATATTCTGAATTAAATGATCCATTAGATCAAAATAAAAGATTTAAAAAGCAGGCAAAACTCCGTGAAGCAGGCGACGAAGAAGCGCAAATGGATGATAAGGATTTTGTAACCGCTTTGGAATATGGAATGCCGCCAACCTGCGGATTCGGATTTAGCGAACGATTATTTAGCTTTCTTATGAATAAACCAGGAAGAGAATGCCAAATTTTTCCTTTAATGAAACCAAAAGATTAAAATTAATTTAAAAATTGCTAATGTCAAATACAATAAAAAAAGTGATGATATTTGGAACATTTGACAAATTTCATCCAGGACATATTAATTTTTTAAAACAATCCGAACAATATGGAGATTATTTGATAGTTGTTGTGGCGCGCGATATAACAGTAAAAAAATTAAAAGGAAAAGCGCCGAAATTTAATGAAGAAGAAAGGCAAAAAGAAATTATTAAAAGCGCTTTGGCTGACGAAGTTGTTTTGGGAAAATTTAAAAATAAATATAAATTAATAAAATATTTCAGACCCAATGTTATCTGTATTGGTTATGACCAAAAATATTTAGTCAATGGATTGTCAAAAAAATTAAAAGAGTTTGAAATGGAAAATATAAAAATAGTCCGCTTAAAAGCTTTTCAGCCTGAGAAATATAAATCATCTTTAATATAAGATTATTAGGATTATTAAGATTTTTAGAATTTTTAGGAAAAATAATTAAAAATTTGAAAAAAATTGTTTAAAAAAATTACTAAAAATATTTTAATGTTATAAAAAAATATGTTAGACATAAAATTTATTAGAGAAAATAAAAAACAAGTAAAAAAGGCTCTAAAAAATAAAAATCTTAATGTTGATATTGATAAACTTTTAGCGCTTGATAAAGAGAGAAGGGGACTGCTTGTTAAAATTGATGGATTACGGGCAGAAAGAAATGAATTGGCAAAAGCTGGTAAAAAACCAAGTAAAAAACAGATAGAACAAGGAAAAAAAATTAAAGAAAAAATTTTAAAAATTGAAAAACAACTAAATAAAATAGAAGATGATTATAATAATTTAATCTATTTAGTGCCAAATTTATATTCAGACGACACTCCAGTGGGACGCGATGAATCTGATAATAAAATTATTAAACAATACGGGAAAATTCCAAAGTTTGATTTCAAAGTTAAAGACCATATGGAGCTTGGGATTCTTCATAATATTATTGACACAAAAAAATCAGCTGTTATTTCAGGGACAAGATTTAATTATCTGTTTGGCGACGCCGTGATGTTGCAATTCGCGTTAGTTCAATTTGTTATTAATGTATTAACTGATAAAAAAATTATTAAAAAATTAGCAAATCAAGTTGGCAATCCTTTTGACAAACCGTTTATCCCTGTAATTACTCCTGTAATAGTTAAATCTGAAATAATGAAAAAAATGGACAGATTTGATCCTATTGATGATAGATATTATTTAAAAGACGATGATTCATTATTAGTCGGTAGCGCGGAACACGCACTTGGTCCTTTGCACATAAACGAACTAATGCAAGAAAAAGATTTGCCGATTCGTTATGTCGGTTATTCAACAGCATTTAGAAGGGAGGCCGGCACATATGGCAAAGATACAAATGGAATTTTAAGGCGACATCAATTTGATAAATTAGAAATGGAAAGTTTTATTCAGCCAGAATATGGATTAGTTGAACAGGATTTAATCATTGCTATTCAAGAATATTTAACACAACAACTAAAAATATCGTATCAACTTGTTTTAAAATGCGCGGGCGATATGGGCAAGCAAGATTTTAGAGCAGTTGATATTGAATGTTGGATGCCGGGACAAAATAAATACAGGGAAACACATACTTCAGATTATATGACTGATTTTCAATCAAGAAGATTAAATATAAAATATAAGACAAAAAATAATGAGAAAAAATTAGTTCATATGAATGACGCGACAGCGTTTGCAATCGGCAGAATTTTAATCGCGATTATGGAAAATTACCAGCAAAAAGACGGATCTATTGTTGTGCCAGAGGTTTTAAGAAAATGGGTTAGAAAAGATATAATTAAAAAATAAAAAAAACCACTGACCTTACGGACAGTGGATGTATATTTTGCTTGAATATTTTTTTAATTGTTTTTTTTATATTCCTTAGTTGTTTTCAACTCTGTCTTATATCCGCTTTTTTCAAGCGAATCAATTTTTTTTAAGAGTTCTGTCCTTGAAAATACAAAACTAATAAACGGTTCTCCTCCTTCCCATATAGGTGGGTTAACTAAAATTTCGTATATTTCAATTTTTTCCATTTTTGTTGCCTCCTTTTATTCTTTTATCCAATTTTTATTTTCAGTATAACATATTTATATAAAAAATCAAGAAAAATGTTTGAAAAAACTAAAAACATAAATTTATCTCCAATAAAAAAAATTGAAATAATGGCAAGCAAAATTCCTAATGTTGTTTCTTTGGCGCAAGGCGTTCCTTCTTTTGACACGGCTGATGTTATAAAAAATAAGACAATAGAAATGATAAATAAAGGAATTGTATCAAAATATTCTCTTTCTCCTGGACTTTTAGAATTAAGAGAAGCAATTGAGCAAGAGCTGGCAAAAGACAAAATGTTTTATGATTTTGAGACAGAAATTTTAATTACAGCAGGGGCTATTGAAGCAATCACCGCAACATTGCTTACTATTTTAGATAAAAACGACGAAGTGCTTATTCCAAGCCCGACTTATACTTCATATCAAGAAGCAATAAAAGTCGCTGATGGAATTCCTGTTTTTGTTGATCTTATTGAAAAAAATCACTGGGCATTTTCTATTGAAAATTTTAAAAAGAAAATTACAAATAAAACAAAAGCAATTCTTTTTTGCAACCCAAATAATCCAACAGGAACTATTTATACTAAAAAACAATTAATTGATCTGGCTGAACTTGCTGAAAAAAATAATTTATACATTTTAAGCGATGAAGTATATAAAGATTTTATTTATCAAGAAAAAGAGCAGAACGAATTCTTTAGTTTAGCGCAAATAACTGGACTAAGAAAAAAAATAATACGGATTTTTAGCTTTTCCAAAAGTCACTCAATGACTGGATGGCGAATTGGATTTTTGCATAGCGACGCCTCAATCGTAAAAGAGATATTAAAAATACATGACAGTTTAATCACTTGCGCTCCTGTTGTTTCGCAATACGCGGCTTTAGCTGCCTTAGAATACGGTAATGATGCGATAAAATTTTATAAACAAGAATATATTAAACGGCGCGAATTAATTTGCCAAAGATTAGACAAATTAAAAAAAGTTTTTTTATATCAAAAACCAAATAGCGCTTATTTTGTTTTTCCTGATTATTCTAAATTTTCTGAATTAGACAGCTGGAAATTTTCCATAAAACTGTTGGAAGAGGCGAGAGTGGCTGTGGTTCCAGGCATTGCTTTTGGCCCTAATGGTGAAAAT
This window encodes:
- a CDS encoding trypsin-like peptidase domain-containing protein; its protein translation is MFKKIIFSFLAIAIISLSLFLIKTEQRENVLANILFQEQTETISAIDQAKKSVVSIIKTEELTKIITDDLGQTQIDANFKQVSGGSGVIVSRDGLILTNKHVVDFGDKYSIILNNGKIYNGEVVARDPLKDLALVKIDEQNLPVIKFVNSQNLKIGQTVIAVGYAMGRYKNSVTKGIISGLHRDLIATDSKGKVESLSNIIQTDAAINPGNSGGALINLNGELIGVSVATELSGQNVGFAIPANSANKAVKSYKKYDKIIRPKLGVRYSMLNPTIEKFIGLPRKQGAWIHSNNALSVVPDSPAEKAGLLENDIIFEINAIKITEDLPLCEVVSFYEPEQTIGLKVQRGNKIIILKVILGSFE
- a CDS encoding adenylyltransferase/cytidyltransferase family protein; its protein translation is MSNTIKKVMIFGTFDKFHPGHINFLKQSEQYGDYLIVVVARDITVKKLKGKAPKFNEEERQKEIIKSALADEVVLGKFKNKYKLIKYFRPNVICIGYDQKYLVNGLSKKLKEFEMENIKIVRLKAFQPEKYKSSLI
- the serS gene encoding serine--tRNA ligase; the encoded protein is MLDIKFIRENKKQVKKALKNKNLNVDIDKLLALDKERRGLLVKIDGLRAERNELAKAGKKPSKKQIEQGKKIKEKILKIEKQLNKIEDDYNNLIYLVPNLYSDDTPVGRDESDNKIIKQYGKIPKFDFKVKDHMELGILHNIIDTKKSAVISGTRFNYLFGDAVMLQFALVQFVINVLTDKKIIKKLANQVGNPFDKPFIPVITPVIVKSEIMKKMDRFDPIDDRYYLKDDDSLLVGSAEHALGPLHINELMQEKDLPIRYVGYSTAFRREAGTYGKDTNGILRRHQFDKLEMESFIQPEYGLVEQDLIIAIQEYLTQQLKISYQLVLKCAGDMGKQDFRAVDIECWMPGQNKYRETHTSDYMTDFQSRRLNIKYKTKNNEKKLVHMNDATAFAIGRILIAIMENYQQKDGSIVVPEVLRKWVRKDIIKK
- the lysS gene encoding lysine--tRNA ligase, coding for MEIAVEINYTTSLRTLTLRLFFVKILLIKQLNNHTMIKSNERQDRIQKLENLKKLGIDPYPAKCRREYKISEIIDNFSKFKKKKSVFFIAGRLRNIRQHGNLTFANLDDGSGRIQIAISKKEIGADDYKIFIKNIDIGDFVQIKGSIFVTHKGENSVIASEFKILSKAILPLPDKWSGFTNREEQLRKRYLDILINSETKEIFKKRAIFWKVTREFLSEQGFLEVETPILETTTGGADAKPFATHHNALDMDVYLRISGGELWQKRLMVAGYEKTFEIGRIFRNEGMDSEHLQDYTQMEFYWAYADYQDGMKLVEKMYKQIAKKTFNTLKFKINNFNIDLEKKWETYDYSKTIKKHTGIDILTADIKEIEAKLKELSVEYDKKGFNISRAIDNLWKYCRKKIAGPGFLVGLPLEISPLAKKNVDNPKITQRFQPIIAGSELGNGYSELNDPLDQNKRFKKQAKLREAGDEEAQMDDKDFVTALEYGMPPTCGFGFSERLFSFLMNKPGRECQIFPLMKPKD
- a CDS encoding pyridoxal phosphate-dependent aminotransferase → MFEKTKNINLSPIKKIEIMASKIPNVVSLAQGVPSFDTADVIKNKTIEMINKGIVSKYSLSPGLLELREAIEQELAKDKMFYDFETEILITAGAIEAITATLLTILDKNDEVLIPSPTYTSYQEAIKVADGIPVFVDLIEKNHWAFSIENFKKKITNKTKAILFCNPNNPTGTIYTKKQLIDLAELAEKNNLYILSDEVYKDFIYQEKEQNEFFSLAQITGLRKKIIRIFSFSKSHSMTGWRIGFLHSDASIVKEILKIHDSLITCAPVVSQYAALAALEYGNDAIKFYKQEYIKRRELICQRLDKLKKVFLYQKPNSAYFVFPDYSKFSELDSWKFSIKLLEEARVAVVPGIAFGPNGENHIRLSFGRTEEDINKAFDRMEKYFKI